The Gemmatimonadales bacterium sequence CGCGAACGCGTTGGGATCGTACGCCGGCCGGCTGACCATGGCCAGCACGTCGCCGGTCTCTGGATCGATGACGACCGCGGCGCCGGGGTGCTCGCCGAGCGAGGCCTCGACGAGCGACTGCAGCCCGGCATCCAGGGTGAGCGTGATATCGCGGCCAGGCTCCGAGGGCCGCTCGCCGACGGTGCGGATCTGCCGCGCGCGGTGATCGACCTCGACGAGGACCCCGCCGGAGCGGCCGCGCAACGTGCCGTCGAGCTTGCGCTCAAGGCCGGCCCGCCCGATGAGGTCGTTGACCCTGACCCCGTGGCGCTTCAGCTGCGCGTACTCCTCGGGAGACGGCAGCCCCACGTAGCCGAGCACGTGCGCGGCGAGCGCGCCGTGCGGGTACGCCCGCGCGGTTTCGGCCTGCACCAGCACGCCAGGCAGCCGCCACCGCTCCTCTTCAAGGCGCAGCGCGATGTCCTTCGGCACGCGGTTGACGACGGTGGCGGGCAGAAACGCGAAGCTGCGCGCCTTGCGGTACGCTTTCTGCAGCGCCTGCACCGGCCGCTGGGCGATCGCGCTCACCTGGGTGAGCACGGTGTGCAATTCTTGGTCGCGCAGCTCCTGCGGCACCACGGCGACGCGGAAGACGGTCTGGGTGGCCGCGAGGATGCGGCCCTTGCGGTCATAGATCACGCCCCGGGGCGCGGCCTCCGGCACGACGCGGAGCCGGTTCTGCTCTGCGAGCCGGCGGTAGCCGGCACCCTGCAGGATCTGCAGATGGAGGAGCCGTCCGCCGATGAGGACCAGGGCGATGACCAGCCCGATCTGCAGCTTGATGATGCGAGCCCCCATCGGCTAGGCCCTCGCCGCGACCGGCCGGACCGCGGCCCAGACCGCGGCGGCGAAAGCGCTCAATACCGCTTGCCACGCGGTGAGGCCTGCCATCGGCCAGGACCATGCGCGATCCAACCCGGCGGTGACGCTGATGAGGATGGCGGCCGCCATGCCGGTCGCGATCGCCTGCAACCGGGCGTCTGAGACATCCCAAAATCGCATGGCCGCGCTCCACGCGGCCCCGAACGCCACGAACAACAGCAGCACCGGCGCGGCCCACCGCACGGTCAACGCGGTGATGCACGCACCGCCGAGGACCGCGAGCGGCAGCCAGGCGCGCGG is a genomic window containing:
- a CDS encoding penicillin-binding transpeptidase domain-containing protein, producing MGARIIKLQIGLVIALVLIGGRLLHLQILQGAGYRRLAEQNRLRVVPEAAPRGVIYDRKGRILAATQTVFRVAVVPQELRDQELHTVLTQVSAIAQRPVQALQKAYRKARSFAFLPATVVNRVPKDIALRLEEERWRLPGVLVQAETARAYPHGALAAHVLGYVGLPSPEEYAQLKRHGVRVNDLIGRAGLERKLDGTLRGRSGGVLVEVDHRARQIRTVGERPSEPGRDITLTLDAGLQSLVEASLGEHPGAAVVIDPETGDVLAMVSRPAYDPNAFA